ATACCTTTGTAGACGGAAATTGCAACCTGGATATTACTTCTCTAATCAATTTGGATGGCAGGGTTGAGTAGAAGGAAGAAATATTCTATCATTGTGTCATTCTTTCCATTGTACCCTTTTATGCAGTCAAATGGAAGAGAAGGAACTTGTTCTCCAGTTTGACCAGCTGCAAGCCAAGACGGAGTCAAACTTCTCTACTACGGAGGAAAAGCGACCAGTGAAGAGCAAGAAATCAAAAAGCAAGTCATCGAAGTACCACCCTTACCAGCAGGTGCAGACACCTACTCAGAGCCTGCTGTACCCTGACACTATGGCTACTGCGGCCACGGATTACAGCCAGGCCAGAACTTACACTCAGTACGCGGCCGCGGCGTGCGAGGTTCCCGTGGCGACGCCTCAACTAACCGCCGCGTACCAGGAAGGTCTGGACAGGTACAATGCAATGTACTCGGCGAGCTACGCCGCGGGTTATCAGCACAACGTCTATGCAGACGGCGCCTATGGCGCTTACGGGAACTCCTTCGCCTATCCAACCACGGCGGAGGCCTACGCGCACTGCATGAACGATCGCTTTTCGACGTATCGTGGGCATTATGGCGACGAGAGGTACTACGGGTCGGCAGCTGATGCTAGGAGCTACTTCACTTGGACTGCAGCGGCCACGCACGGCTACGGCGCTGACGCGACGTCGTATGCGGACGTGAGGAAAAGTTCGCACACGTACTCCGCAACGGATCACTTGCGAGGCGCCCCGAGCACGTCGACGTGCTGCAATGACGTAACGGACTCGCGCCACTTAGAAACACTCTCGCATTCGTGCTCGTCGATGACGTCACCCAATCACGGCGTCACGCCGGAACACTCAAATAACGTGACGTCACCAGTACAAACGGGTAGTCCTTCTGCAGTCGCCACGGTTTCTCCGCGAGCGTACAGCCACGAGAAATCTCGGCAGAGACGAGACACTGATACTGCAAGCAATACTGGGACGAGAAAATTCGAGAGCCTCGTTCATGCCACCGAGCGACTGGTGAAGGAGGAGCGACATAAACTGAACAGCAGCCGGCTAAATGGCGTCACCACCTCGCAAAGTGATATGGTAGCCACTCAACATACTGTCAATTCTGAAGCGAGACGAAGTGTGGGCTCAGCGGAAAATTCGTCCATGAGGAAGAATTCATCGGCTGCTACAGACACCCGCGACACGCGCGATCTGCACGATTTGTCGTATGCGACGCGTCCGTCGAATGTGACGAGGCAGCCTGCCGCCTACGACGGCTCGAGAAGCATAAGCCCTACGCGCCGCAACAACCTGTCAACGCTCAGAAATGGGCACACCTCTCCGCCGTCTATAAACGGAACGTCCCGCATCGCGGACTATTACACGACAAAGGACGCATCCATGTGTTATTCAGGGAACACGGCACTGGCACGGACGTCTGCTTACGCGGCGTACGGGGCGACGGAGGCAGCCATAGCGGAACAGTGCCGAGACCCCAAGGAGTACCCGTACTTTCACAACACGAGTACGATGTGCGACCGAACAGGTCTGGGGTGGTACGCAAACGGAGCGCATCTGAAAGACCTACACAATGCATATGCGTATTAGCAACTTTAAGCTCTTGCTCAAGTCTATCTCAGTCTTTTAAACGTATACGTCAGCAAACGACCCGAAGCACCCCGGAGCAGCTTTTGTTGATGATCTAAATGAGTAATTGatgtgtgaccgtgcatcacaaaacaaacaaatagtaGCACccattgattttgtgtgagtactcaaaaaaggtgaaatggatcaaccaagtcaatcttcagtttttcatatttcctgaatGAGCTATAATTCTTCTACATTACTTCCAAAtttgggataaaaaaaaatgaattggaaagtgtgttttcagcagtttttctacaatttttatttatttttttttgggtaaaGTTGTGAGTTCCGATTTGTCTTTGAGGGCCCTTCTCATTctttgaaaatcctttgcacactcttcactttcaacactaataacttttgaaaggataatgctactgctttgaaaattgaaatttattatggacagaatgtgttgatagggCATGCTTattttcagcttaatctgatagtcccttcgttgttgttgctccggtggtttacatcctgttgtttttttccccattcatcgca
The sequence above is drawn from the Diadema setosum chromosome 19, eeDiaSeto1, whole genome shotgun sequence genome and encodes:
- the LOC140242773 gene encoding uncharacterized protein, producing MKEKSKNAARTRREKENAEFFELAKLLPLPSAITTQLDKASIIRLTTSYLKMRALFPDGLGDSWGSRNISALDAMTKELGAHLLQTLDGFIFVVAPDGKIIYISETASVHLGLSQVELTGNSIYEYIHPADHDEMTALLTAHQPYHTHLLTDYELERQFFLRMKCVLAKRNAGLTSGGYKVIHCHGYLKIKQYTMDIAPYDGCYQNVGLVAIGHSLPPSSLTEVKLYNNMFMFRASLDMKLIFLDGKVATLTGYEPQDLIEKTLYHFVHPMDIIHIRYAHHTLLLKGQATTRYYRFLAKHGGWVWMQSAATIVHNSRSSRPHCIVSVNTVLSQMEEKELVLQFDQLQAKTESNFSTTEEKRPVKSKKSKSKSSKYHPYQQVQTPTQSLLYPDTMATAATDYSQARTYTQYAAAACEVPVATPQLTAAYQEGLDRYNAMYSASYAAGYQHNVYADGAYGAYGNSFAYPTTAEAYAHCMNDRFSTYRGHYGDERYYGSAADARSYFTWTAAATHGYGADATSYADVRKSSHTYSATDHLRGAPSTSTCCNDVTDSRHLETLSHSCSSMTSPNHGVTPEHSNNVTSPVQTGSPSAVATVSPRAYSHEKSRQRRDTDTASNTGTRKFESLVHATERLVKEERHKLNSSRLNGVTTSQSDMVATQHTVNSEARRSVGSAENSSMRKNSSAATDTRDTRDLHDLSYATRPSNVTRQPAAYDGSRSISPTRRNNLSTLRNGHTSPPSINGTSRIADYYTTKDASMCYSGNTALARTSAYAAYGATEAAIAEQCRDPKEYPYFHNTSTMCDRTGLGWYANGAHLKDLHNAYAY